The sequence below is a genomic window from Salvelinus fontinalis isolate EN_2023a chromosome 19, ASM2944872v1, whole genome shotgun sequence.
TGGCATTAGCTTCCTCCACTGGACAAAAGTGGTATTGCAACTTTTAGAACAGTTGCATCGCTTCAAATGCACCATTCGTGTTACCTCAATACTCACTTTATCAACTCTCTCATCACTCTACTGTGGCCGTGGTACAGTCGATATTTAGCTGAGGTTACCCTACTTGTTGTATAGAAATCGTAAACACAATTTCTCACGGAATGACCAAAGTCATATGCTTCGTCATGTGACTACAcaccacaccagcccaacatggCGGCCACGTCTGTTTTCCAGAGAGTGAGAACAGGGTCGAAAATAGGAGCTCAATATGATCAAGAAGGAAATCTTATTCAGGTAACATAATTAAATGTTACGCTGTAGTCTTTCGTTTTTCCAAATATGGTGCGGTTTGTTTCATAACAATACAACATTGCAAGGTAAACATGGCTGGGTTTGCCAGttagctacgttagctagctCACCGTTTGCTATATAAACCAACTGATGTTAGCAACTTTGGCTTGCAGGTTGAAACACGGGAGGACGAGGAGCAGAGTGTCAAGCTAGCAGAAATCCTGGAACTTCTGCTTGCTGCTGGATACTTTAGAGCCCGAATCAAAGGACTGGGACCTTTTGATAAGGTGAGTATTAACAACTTACGTAGGGGTGGCCAAGGCCAACACTCCTCCTTGTTAGCTGCAGACTCCTTTCGATTCCCGGTATATCATCTCCTTGCTACCCTGTAAATGACACATCCATATTTCTTAGTCCACTTCCCTGAACCATATTTTGTAATAGGTGGTTGGAGGGATGACATGGTGCATTACAACATGTAACTTCGACATTGATGTGGATCTACTGTTCCAGGAAAATTCAACTATTGGACAGAAAATGTAAGTAGTTCACAGCCAGCATTATTGTGTTTACTGTTAGTGATGTTGCTGGACCAGTGTAACTGATGTATATTGACCTTGTGTTTCTCATTGCAGAGCTCTCACAGAGAAAATAGTGTCTGTTCTACCCAAAATGAAGTGCCCTCACCGCCTGGAGCCCCATCAGATCCAAGGGCTGGATTTCATCCATATATTTCCAGTGATACAGGTGTGCATTCCTAGACATTAGAGTTTTGTAGTAGAATACTGCACTTAGTTTGTGATCTCATGTCTGATTCATTGCCTATGTTGTATGGTATTCAGTGGCTGGTGAAGAGAGCCATAGAGAcgagggaggagatgggagactATGTGAGGGCCTACTCTGTCTCTCAGTTCCAGAAGACACACAGCTTTCCTGAGGTGAGCACTGTTATAGTAGGGTGGCTCCATGGCAGGGCTATTAAACTCCAGCGCTACTCATACAATTTCTAAGTGCAACGTTCTGAACGTTTCACTGAATAAACCCGTCTTATGCACCCTGTCTGTATTGTCCCTCCATCCTAGGATGAAGACTTCCTGCAGAGAAAGGAGAAGGCTGTGAAAGCAGTCCTAGATGTATCGGTGAGTGACTCGCTGACACGTAATTTCTGGGTCAAATTATCCCATGTCCCTTCACAATACAGGCCCCCCTTGTTATAGTATAAAAACATTAAAATCACACATACAGCATTTGTTTTTCTCCTATGGTATTGACAGGAAGTGTATAAACCTCAGAGAAAGTACAAGAGACAGGTTGAAGCAGGAGAGCTGCTGGATGAAGAGTCCAGGGTTCACTCCACCTTGCTGGAGTATGGAAGGTATGCTACCTCACTCTTTctttttctcgctctctttctccgtattcagttcttcatatcCAACTTTCTCCACAGTTCATGTCATTTTCACATTGATTATCAGAACCAATGTGATCTCATCCCATTTGATAATTGTGTTCCTTCCATTTTCCTATCCTTTTCCTGCTTATCATCCATCCTTGTATTAGAATGTCAGATTACCTTCTGTAAGTATGTAAATGGATTCGTTCACTGCAGGGAGTGCTTTTCACATGAATGCTTGTTATGTGTGTTTGAATACAGAAGAGAGTacaaaacacttaaaataagcatgtagtctgtgtgtgtgtgtgtgtgtgtgtgtgcgcatgcatgcATGTGTTAATGTGTTCCTTATAATGTACCAGTATATTAACAGTGATTTAATATAAGCACCTATTTCTCCTTGATTTTAGACGATATGGATTCAGCAAGCAGACAAAACAGAACAAGGTGAGCCTCATTGAAATCGCATCAAGTTACAAAAATCTCTTTCATCCTTGACGTGAAGTTAATTGTAGAATTCTATGAATTGAAAGCCTAACACTACAGCCTTCTACAGAAAGATACATACAGGGACAGTAGGTTGATCATTACAGGGATGGAGACTGGTGGATTTATAGGTGTTCTGTCAACTGTAGCTGTAGTAGAAAGTGAAACCTTCATAATGAAAGATGGTTTCCCCCTGTTCCTTACAGACAGAGGATCGGAAAGCCTCGTTGACCCCGGGCTCTCAGGCCACTCCCCAAGGGATGACAGAGGTGtcacaggaggaggaggacctgcaGGCAGCAGAGGAGGTGAGGTCACGTCCCACGTGTATCGCTCTAAACCCAACCGTAGCCACATGTCCAATACTTCATGAATGCATCCCTCTGTATGATGATGTCCTGTCATATTTCCTCTCAGATGCGCATCAAAACACTGATGACCAGCATGGCTGCCATGGCGACTGAGGAGGTAGGCACAACTTTAGTTCTTCTCTTTGCCTGCGCCTTTACTGTGTGGTTGATTTGTGTCAAGTTTTTTTTATTAATGTTTGACATCAATATATTGTGGTCATGTGTGGCTGTTGGTAGAGCATTGCGCTTGCAACGCCAAGGGTTGTGGGTTAAATTCCCATTCAGGCCACCCATAATCATGCATGACTAAGTCTCTTTGGATAAAACGTCTGCTTTATGCCATATATTATTGCATTGTGTTTGCCTGCAGGGGAGGCTAACAGCTAGCACCGTGGGCCAGATAGTTGGGCTACAGTCTGAGGAGATTAAACAGATAGCATCTGAGTACGCTGAGAAGGTAAGCGACTCTCACATCAGGGCTCACTTAAATGGTTAACTGCAATCAACAGGTTTCTGTCATATTTTAAAGGATAAGTCAATGCCACATTGTGTAGTTAATTTGTTCCCACACACGCATTTCCAGCAGTCAGAGCTGTCTGCAGAGGATCGTCCAGAGCGGTACGGGCCAGTCCAGCAACACCGAAGATTGGTGACCTCTCTAAACAAACAGATCCAACAGAAAACCAAGCAGTTGGAGGAGGTGAGGACTGGACTCTGAACTTTACTGTACTTTATTGTGAAATAGCCATGTATTTCTCTAATGGAAGGATACAATGCTCTTTCTTTTAGTGACAGAAGTAAATAAAAGTATGTATTTTGTGTATTTTCAGCTACAAGCCAAGCGCTTGGAGGTAAAATCAGGGTGTGAGCAGGCTAAGAGCAAACTGATGGAGgccacagagcagacagagagactggagaAAGAGCTGAGTGCCCTGGAAGAGGCTGAGGGCCAGGCTGATACTGGGTGAGTACTGCACATGCAGGCCAACCATTGGGCATTCATTCAGAGGTTGTTAGTatagaaaaaccctgaaattacAAATGTGCTTTGGACATTTCTCATCCTCCCTGTGTGTACCACAGTCTGTTGGAGAAGCTGAGGGCTCTGGTAGGCATGAATGAGAACCTAAAGCACCAGGAGCAGGAATTCCGAACACACTGTAGAGTGAGTCTGCACACTTTCCCTAATACGTCATAATAGTCCATATGACTTGTTAGACATACTTCatagatgtacagttgaagtcggaagtttacatacacttaggttggagtcattaaaactcgtttttcaaccactccacaaattttttgttaacaaactatagttttggcaagtctgttccagaaaatgatgtcatggctttagaagcttctgataggctaattgacatcatt
It includes:
- the ccdc93 gene encoding coiled-coil domain-containing protein 93; amino-acid sequence: MAATSVFQRVRTGSKIGAQYDQEGNLIQVETREDEEQSVKLAEILELLLAAGYFRARIKGLGPFDKVVGGMTWCITTCNFDIDVDLLFQENSTIGQKIALTEKIVSVLPKMKCPHRLEPHQIQGLDFIHIFPVIQWLVKRAIETREEMGDYVRAYSVSQFQKTHSFPEDEDFLQRKEKAVKAVLDVSEVYKPQRKYKRQVEAGELLDEESRVHSTLLEYGRRYGFSKQTKQNKTEDRKASLTPGSQATPQGMTEVSQEEEDLQAAEEMRIKTLMTSMAAMATEEGRLTASTVGQIVGLQSEEIKQIASEYAEKQSELSAEDRPERYGPVQQHRRLVTSLNKQIQQKTKQLEELQAKRLEVKSGCEQAKSKLMEATEQTERLEKELSALEEAEGQADTGLLEKLRALVGMNENLKHQEQEFRTHCREEMVRLQQNIENLKIESGDDTEDEKERSQLIEKQYNTDREKLQKIRLLMARRNREIAVLQRKIDEVPSRAELTQYQKRFIELYGQVSATHKETKQFFTLYNTLDDKKVYLEKEVNLLNSIHDNFQQAMASSGAKEQFLRQMEQIVEGIKQSRIKMEKKKQENKMRRDQLNDEYLELLDKQRLYFKTVKDFKEECRKNEMLLSKLRTKGAS